The Desmonostoc muscorum LEGE 12446 genome includes a region encoding these proteins:
- the recG gene encoding ATP-dependent DNA helicase RecG, producing the protein MSNEKPDWIRLHKALAIEAERGFTDLMGREYRFSEFLSLTFGKFPTGLPQSERRRWQGLAVQFASYPHLALEERQNLVAETRRYLYQIQQEDEAEQGSKGAGEQRRTYQSKNQNPTSPIVAEVSRRLAPKIEQKLSDLPEIGFKRADNLARLGLQTVRDLLFYYPRDHIDYARQVNIRELQAGETVTIVATVKRCNCFTSPKNQKLSILELVVKDNSGQIKIGRFYAGTRFSSRGWQESLKRRYSVGSIIAACGLVKESKYGLTLDNPELEVLANPGDPIESLNIGRVVPIYALTEGVVANSVRQAVIAALPAAAQLKDPLPSGLRQKYALMELKDAIANIHFPKDGETLQVARRRLVFDEFFYLQLGLLQRQQQARAIQTSAILAPRGQLIEKFYEILPFKLTGAQQRVINDILNDLQKPAPMNRLVQGDVGSGKTVVAVLAILAAIQSGYQAALMAPTEVLAEQHYRKLVSWFNLLHLPVELLTGSTKTAKRRQIHSQLETGELPLLVGTHALIQDPVNFQQLGLVVIDEQHRFGVEQRARLQQKGQQPHVLTMTATPIPRTLALTIHGDLDVSQIDELPPGRQKIQTTVLSGQQRNHAYDLMRREVAQGRQVYVVLPLVEESEKLDLRSAVDEHQKLQESVFPDFQVGLLHGRMSSAEKDEAITKFRDNETQILVSTTVVEVGVDVPNATVMLIEHAERFGLSQLHQLRGRVGRGAAQSYCLLMSSSRSPDAQQRLKVLEQSQDGFFISEMDMRFRGPGQVLGTRQSGVPDFTLASLLEDEEVLLLARQAAEKIIEMDVTLERWNLMKEELKYRYERLMGGAILT; encoded by the coding sequence ATGAGTAATGAAAAACCAGATTGGATACGATTGCATAAAGCCTTGGCAATAGAAGCCGAACGTGGCTTTACAGACTTGATGGGCAGGGAATACCGCTTCAGCGAATTCCTGAGCCTAACTTTCGGGAAATTTCCCACAGGTTTACCCCAAAGTGAACGCCGCCGTTGGCAAGGACTAGCGGTGCAATTTGCTAGTTATCCACATCTAGCACTGGAGGAAAGGCAAAACTTGGTAGCAGAGACTCGTCGGTATCTTTATCAAATACAGCAGGAAGACGAGGCGGAGCAAGGGAGCAAGGGAGCAGGGGAGCAGAGGAGAACTTATCAATCCAAAAACCAAAATCCAACATCTCCAATTGTTGCTGAGGTGAGTCGGAGGCTTGCTCCAAAGATTGAGCAAAAACTCAGTGATTTACCGGAAATAGGCTTTAAAAGAGCTGATAATTTAGCACGTCTTGGTTTACAAACCGTCCGCGATTTGCTTTTTTATTATCCCCGCGACCACATTGATTATGCGCGTCAGGTGAATATCCGCGAGTTACAGGCGGGTGAGACGGTAACAATAGTGGCGACAGTGAAGCGTTGCAACTGCTTTACTAGCCCCAAGAATCAGAAATTATCAATTTTAGAACTGGTAGTAAAAGATAACAGCGGTCAAATTAAAATTGGGCGTTTTTACGCAGGTACACGTTTTAGTAGTCGCGGTTGGCAAGAAAGTTTAAAACGCCGTTATTCTGTAGGTAGCATTATAGCGGCGTGTGGGTTGGTGAAAGAAAGTAAATACGGCTTGACGCTGGATAATCCAGAATTAGAGGTTTTGGCAAATCCAGGAGATCCCATTGAGTCGCTGAATATTGGACGCGTAGTGCCAATTTATGCATTGACTGAGGGAGTGGTGGCGAATTCAGTGCGACAAGCGGTAATTGCTGCTTTGCCTGCTGCGGCTCAACTGAAAGACCCTCTGCCAAGTGGTTTGCGGCAGAAATATGCTTTGATGGAATTGAAAGATGCGATCGCTAATATCCACTTTCCTAAGGACGGCGAAACTCTGCAAGTCGCCCGTCGTCGCTTAGTTTTTGATGAGTTTTTCTACCTGCAACTCGGTTTACTGCAACGTCAACAACAAGCAAGGGCAATTCAAACCAGCGCTATCCTCGCCCCACGCGGTCAATTGATAGAGAAATTCTACGAAATACTGCCTTTTAAACTCACTGGCGCACAGCAACGAGTCATCAACGATATCCTCAACGACTTGCAAAAACCCGCACCGATGAATCGTTTGGTACAGGGCGATGTCGGTTCTGGGAAAACTGTTGTTGCTGTGCTGGCTATCCTTGCAGCAATTCAATCTGGCTACCAAGCGGCGCTAATGGCTCCTACAGAAGTTTTGGCAGAACAGCATTATCGCAAGTTAGTTAGTTGGTTTAACCTGCTGCATTTACCAGTGGAATTACTGACAGGTTCTACTAAAACTGCTAAACGCAGACAAATACATTCTCAGTTGGAAACCGGTGAATTGCCGTTGTTAGTGGGAACTCATGCTTTGATTCAAGACCCTGTAAATTTCCAGCAATTGGGGTTAGTAGTGATTGATGAACAGCATCGCTTTGGGGTAGAACAACGGGCGCGTTTACAGCAAAAAGGCCAGCAACCCCATGTGTTAACTATGACAGCTACTCCAATTCCGCGAACACTAGCACTGACGATACACGGGGATTTAGATGTTAGCCAAATTGACGAGTTACCACCAGGACGGCAAAAGATTCAGACAACAGTGCTATCAGGTCAGCAACGCAACCATGCTTACGACTTGATGCGTCGAGAAGTTGCCCAAGGAAGACAAGTTTATGTAGTTTTGCCGTTGGTAGAAGAATCGGAAAAATTAGATTTGCGATCGGCTGTTGATGAGCATCAAAAGTTACAGGAAAGCGTTTTCCCAGATTTTCAGGTGGGGCTGCTGCATGGTCGCATGAGTTCAGCCGAAAAGGACGAAGCGATTACTAAATTCCGTGATAACGAAACACAAATTTTAGTTTCGACTACTGTTGTTGAGGTGGGTGTAGATGTACCTAATGCTACAGTTATGCTCATTGAACATGCAGAGCGATTTGGCTTATCGCAACTGCACCAATTACGGGGGCGTGTTGGTCGTGGCGCGGCTCAATCCTACTGTTTGTTGATGAGTAGTTCTAGGAGTCCTGATGCTCAACAACGGCTGAAGGTGTTAGAACAGTCCCAGGATGGCTTTTTCATTTCGGAAATGGATATGCGTTTTCGTGGTCCAGGGCAAGTACTGGGAACTCGTCAATCTGGAGTGCCAGATTTTACATTAGCGAGTTTGCTGGAAGATGAGGAAGTTTTACTTTTAGCACGCCAAGCAGCGGAGAAAATCATCGAGATGGATGTTACTTTAGAGCGCTGGAATTTGATGAAGGAAGAGTTGAAATATCGGTATGAACGGTTGATGGGTGGGGCGATTTTGACGTAA
- a CDS encoding Uma2 family endonuclease, which translates to MSALILNLYPTIELTDEQFFQLCQNNRDLRLERTAEGELIIMPPTGWESGNRNSRLTQRLGNWADADGTGLAFDSSTGFKLPNGANRSPDASWVSRQRLEALNPDPDRFLPMAPDFVVELRSASDSLKTVQEKMREYINNGVRLGWLIDPQNQRVEIYRPGQDVEILPSPTSLSGEDVLRGFVLDLAQILN; encoded by the coding sequence ATGAGTGCCCTGATCCTCAATTTATATCCCACCATTGAACTAACAGATGAGCAATTCTTCCAACTGTGTCAGAATAATCGAGATTTGCGACTTGAGCGCACGGCAGAGGGAGAATTAATTATTATGCCACCAACTGGATGGGAAAGCGGAAATCGCAATAGTAGACTGACACAGCGCTTAGGTAATTGGGCTGACGCTGATGGTACAGGGCTGGCTTTTGACTCTTCAACGGGTTTCAAACTTCCTAATGGTGCAAATCGGTCTCCTGATGCGTCTTGGGTGAGTCGCCAGCGATTAGAAGCCCTAAATCCAGACCCCGACAGATTCCTACCAATGGCACCCGATTTTGTAGTGGAATTACGTTCTGCTTCAGACAGCTTAAAAACTGTACAAGAAAAGATGCGGGAATATATTAACAATGGTGTGCGTTTGGGTTGGCTAATTGACCCCCAGAATCAACGCGTAGAAATTTATCGCCCAGGACAGGATGTTGAGATTCTGCCATCGCCCACTAGTTTATCAGGAGAGGATGTCTTGCGTGGGTTTGTGTTGGATTTAGCGCAAATTTTGAATTAA
- a CDS encoding cytochrome P450, whose product MGQLKSAEEMPGTYGLPVLGETLEIFRDLELYLWRRFHQYGSVFKTRVMGHKRAYLIGPDANRLVLVEQAENMSSRIGWYFLEPTFGNNILLQDGEEHRLTRRLMYPAFHGKAIATYFHTIQNIVEDFLKDWGEQGTISLNSSFRQLTLRVATRLFLGSQNKSEVEQTSQWFTQLIDSSLAILKWNAPFTLYGRGQNARSKLVAFLNQAIAKRIEDGNLEESKDVLGLLLAAVDEDGNKLSQAQVINEALLLLFAGHETTASLLSWVIFELGHHPEWRERLRKEQLAVVGNNPLTLSHLKQLPELTNVLKEAERLYPPVYAYNRGVLKDIEYAGYRIPAGWFVTISPMLTHRLPELYTDPDRFDPDRFAPPREEDKKHPFGLIGFGNGSHSCLGMEFAQMEMKIVLSTLLRHYDWTVKPDYSEITPYCKASKVKDTLEAYITVI is encoded by the coding sequence ATGGGGCAGCTAAAGTCCGCCGAGGAAATGCCTGGTACTTATGGCTTGCCCGTCTTGGGCGAGACTTTGGAAATATTCCGCGATTTAGAACTGTATCTATGGCGGCGATTTCATCAATATGGTTCAGTCTTTAAGACCAGGGTGATGGGACATAAACGTGCTTATTTAATTGGCCCTGATGCTAATCGCCTGGTGCTGGTGGAACAAGCAGAAAATATGTCATCGCGGATTGGCTGGTATTTCCTGGAACCCACATTTGGCAACAATATTTTATTACAAGACGGGGAAGAACATCGGCTAACTCGTCGCTTAATGTATCCAGCATTTCACGGAAAAGCGATCGCCACATATTTCCACACAATTCAAAATATAGTGGAAGACTTCCTCAAAGATTGGGGAGAACAGGGAACAATTTCTTTAAATTCTAGTTTCCGCCAGTTAACCCTGAGAGTTGCTACTCGCCTGTTTTTGGGGAGTCAAAACAAAAGCGAAGTAGAGCAAACTAGTCAGTGGTTTACACAATTAATTGATAGCAGTTTGGCAATACTCAAATGGAATGCCCCTTTTACTTTATACGGTCGCGGTCAAAATGCCAGGAGTAAATTAGTCGCTTTTTTGAATCAAGCGATCGCCAAGCGTATCGAAGATGGTAATTTAGAAGAATCAAAAGATGTTTTAGGATTATTGCTAGCTGCTGTTGATGAAGACGGCAATAAATTAAGCCAAGCACAGGTAATCAACGAAGCATTATTACTACTGTTTGCTGGACATGAAACCACAGCTTCTTTGCTAAGTTGGGTAATATTTGAATTAGGTCATCATCCAGAATGGCGAGAGCGACTGCGTAAAGAACAGTTAGCAGTTGTGGGAAATAATCCCCTAACTCTGTCTCACCTCAAACAACTTCCAGAGTTAACCAACGTCCTTAAAGAAGCAGAACGCCTTTATCCCCCAGTGTATGCCTATAATCGTGGCGTCCTCAAAGATATTGAGTATGCAGGCTATCGCATTCCCGCTGGTTGGTTTGTGACGATTTCCCCAATGCTGACTCACCGTCTACCAGAACTTTACACCGATCCCGATCGCTTTGACCCCGACCGCTTTGCACCACCTCGTGAAGAAGATAAAAAGCATCCTTTTGGACTCATCGGTTTTGGTAATGGTTCCCACAGCTGCTTAGGCATGGAATTTGCCCAAATGGAAATGAAAATCGTGCTTTCTACACTGCTTCGCCATTACGATTGGACAGTCAAACCGGATTATTCTGAGATTACTCCATATTGTAAAGCTTCTAAAGTTAAGGACACTTTAGAAGCGTATATTACAGTAATTTGA
- a CDS encoding glycosyltransferase — protein sequence MFQNKKHRIALISVDGDPAVEIGQEEAGGQNVYVRQVGYALANQGWQVDMFTRRSSPEQAVIVQHSPNCRTIRLKAGPAEFIGRDNLFDHLPEFIREFQRFQHQQGFRYSLIHTNYWLSSWVGMELKKQQPLIQVHTYHSLGAVKYRSISDVPVIAVQRLAVEKACLETVDCVVATSPQEQKHMRVLVSSKGNIEMIPCGTDIDKFGEIQRSVAREKLGIAPDAKMVLYVGRFDRRKGIETLVRAVAKSSFRGEANFQLVIGGGSRPGQSDGIERDRIASIITELGLENCTTFAGRLDDTVLPFYYAAADVCVVPSHYEPFGLVAIEAMASKTPVVASDVGGLQFTVVPEVTGLLAPPKDEVAFGGAIDRILTSPSWRDELGEAARQRTEIAFSWYSVAFRLTHLYTRLLAESASNSRPPVAA from the coding sequence ATGTTCCAGAATAAGAAACATCGCATTGCCCTAATTTCTGTTGATGGTGACCCAGCTGTTGAAATTGGTCAAGAAGAAGCTGGAGGTCAAAATGTATATGTGCGTCAAGTAGGTTATGCACTAGCAAACCAAGGTTGGCAAGTGGATATGTTCACTCGTCGTAGTAGTCCTGAACAAGCTGTCATTGTTCAACATAGCCCAAACTGTCGTACTATTCGGTTAAAAGCCGGTCCAGCAGAGTTTATCGGCCGAGATAACTTATTCGACCATCTACCAGAATTCATCAGAGAATTCCAACGATTCCAGCACCAGCAAGGGTTCCGTTACTCCCTAATTCATACCAACTACTGGTTGTCTTCTTGGGTTGGCATGGAATTGAAAAAACAGCAACCGCTGATTCAGGTACACACTTACCACTCTTTAGGAGCGGTCAAATACAGAAGTATCAGTGATGTTCCTGTAATTGCTGTCCAGCGATTAGCTGTAGAAAAAGCTTGTTTGGAAACTGTAGACTGTGTGGTTGCAACTAGTCCGCAAGAGCAGAAGCATATGCGGGTACTCGTATCCAGCAAGGGAAACATTGAAATGATTCCTTGCGGCACCGATATCGACAAATTTGGGGAAATTCAGCGGTCTGTGGCGCGGGAAAAATTAGGAATTGCACCAGATGCCAAGATGGTTCTCTACGTTGGTCGCTTTGACCGCCGCAAAGGCATAGAAACCTTAGTCAGAGCCGTTGCCAAGTCTAGTTTCAGGGGTGAGGCTAACTTCCAGCTAGTGATTGGCGGTGGTAGCCGTCCTGGTCAGAGTGATGGCATCGAACGCGATCGCATTGCTAGCATCATCACAGAACTCGGACTAGAAAATTGTACAACTTTTGCCGGTCGCCTAGATGATACTGTCCTTCCCTTCTACTACGCCGCTGCTGATGTCTGCGTAGTGCCCAGCCACTATGAACCTTTTGGCTTAGTTGCCATTGAGGCAATGGCGAGTAAAACTCCAGTGGTAGCTAGTGATGTTGGTGGATTGCAATTTACTGTTGTACCAGAAGTCACAGGATTACTTGCACCCCCAAAAGATGAAGTAGCTTTTGGGGGTGCCATAGACCGCATTCTTACTAGCCCGTCTTGGCGAGACGAATTAGGCGAAGCGGCTAGGCAACGCACAGAAATTGCCTTTAGTTGGTATAGTGTCGCCTTCCGACTAACTCACTTATACACTCGTCTGCTAGCTGAAAGCGCATCCAATAGCCGACCCCCGGTTGCAGCTTAA
- a CDS encoding glycogen debranching protein, whose product MTIWVNEQIDPSGMIHACIACCNESQAKDCHHSFENNLTETQKAAGWVARLRTVDSWDEVPVNSLKLN is encoded by the coding sequence ATGACTATTTGGGTAAATGAGCAAATCGATCCGTCTGGGATGATTCATGCTTGTATTGCTTGTTGTAACGAATCTCAAGCCAAAGATTGTCATCATTCCTTTGAGAATAATTTGACCGAGACACAAAAAGCGGCAGGTTGGGTAGCACGATTACGCACAGTCGATTCTTGGGATGAGGTGCCAGTGAATTCTTTAAAACTCAATTAG
- a CDS encoding methylmalonic aciduria and homocystinuria type D protein, whose translation MNYPRVYTSEQGYPINLVGETGQAVQISIHPPSQYICANCERILPDWKQQPFLRVVIVLQQSRYQLVEKTAQVETDKERLREKFMRFGCDLAFNLRDRGYLTDLIDPRTGYPLLSHPGAIPHDDTAVVQALLNYPVIKNQCRVLIHPEWGAAVYPSILISEAPPIVIEWVTKAIAAMHGWKEIDD comes from the coding sequence GTGAACTATCCCAGAGTTTACACTTCGGAGCAAGGCTATCCCATTAATTTAGTTGGCGAAACGGGACAAGCGGTTCAAATTTCAATTCATCCCCCCAGTCAATATATCTGTGCCAACTGCGAACGGATATTACCAGATTGGAAACAGCAGCCATTTTTACGAGTAGTGATTGTTTTACAACAATCGCGCTATCAACTAGTGGAAAAGACAGCCCAAGTAGAGACAGACAAAGAACGCTTACGGGAAAAGTTTATGAGATTTGGCTGCGATTTGGCATTTAATTTGCGCGATCGCGGTTATTTAACAGACCTAATCGACCCTCGTACAGGCTATCCTTTATTATCCCATCCCGGAGCAATTCCCCACGACGACACAGCAGTTGTTCAAGCTTTACTCAACTATCCAGTGATTAAAAATCAATGCCGTGTGTTAATTCATCCCGAATGGGGTGCAGCAGTTTATCCTAGCATCTTGATATCAGAAGCTCCCCCAATTGTAATTGAATGGGTTACTAAAGCTATAGCAGCTATGCATGGTTGGAAAGAAATTGATGATTAG